Within Wyeomyia smithii strain HCP4-BCI-WySm-NY-G18 chromosome 2, ASM2978416v1, whole genome shotgun sequence, the genomic segment taaacggtttttgtctttgctaatgggtgtccacataagcggcattactgatggtttttgtctttgataatgaaaagGCAcacttgcttatagcgacacttgcggcattattgcccactaagcaaaattttaaaattatcgttatttttctggtcgatgaaatcgtcatagagtggcacgtctgtttttCTGTGAAAGCATAAAATATGGCAACCAACCCCCCccacacatttattttcgcatgacttttcatacgcactagaaagtgttATAATTTGTCGGAACTTTGTTaggatatattactgagtttcaaACTTGTTCatacaaaaatgcaattttcaatgcatcactcataatatGAGCAGgacgaacacatttttcgttgaaaCCATTATTGCATGTGATTCACAGAATTTATACTGATTGcaacacacattctgtacgaaaagtaacaagcatgagtttgtttactttgcacacttggagcctcgatttgacggttcacttggagttttcaacctcactctttgcgtatctgtttataacaccgtctgtaCCCATCCCTAGTTCAAACCGTTCAAACCGCTCGTTACGACcgtaaacatattttttggaTGCTGACAAGCTGTCAAATGATCGAGCAAACATCAAACTTCAGAACTACACGACAAAGTTGATTTACTTTGAGATTTTCACTTTTGATCAGGTTCAAAGCATACATATTTACTTCTATGTGCGTCTGAGAGATATATTgaacatgttaaaaaaaaagaaagcatCGTGCAAATCATTATAACGTGttaggggtcatccacataccacgtggacagcattgggggaggggggggggtagctaatgtccacggtccatacattttttttagaatttatatgggcaattgtccacggagggggagggggggggtgtcaaaatcgataaaaatctttccacgtggtatgtggatggccccttatattAAATTATACTTCGAaaaatttgtgccgaaaaaaggtgccctgatttctaacttcgaccagatggtattcTTATGTATTAGCCAGTACTTACTTCAGTGaaaacccgaaaaaaataacatcaaaaaaacctcaaaagttgctgtaattgtacatagttttaccataatttaactatgtttttcattataaatacatcaattttacattaaatatcattgtccagaacaataaaaaacattgtttttgccatttttactatgaaaaaggggggttgttatgtatcttaacagtaTTTTTCCAGGaacttttcccatacatttcgaAGTCACTGATGATGTTTTTCATGGTGAAATTATTGTcagtggtagattcaacaacaaaaaacgctgttaaaacatggtaataacaaaaaacgtgtgcaagcttacagtaaaaataccatgttttttatggttacaatggaaaaacattgtgcatttactgttctcaccgcaaaatgcatcgtaaattttttttcgggaagcTCTACCGTATTTTTGCAAAACACTAACGTTTTTGGCAATAAGCCTGTCGGCCGTCAAATTCTAAGCGTGAAAACAGTTTTCCACTGTGTTATCAAACGAATGCCTTATCCCCACTGTCGAAGATAGCACAGAGATGCTATGAACATCTGAAATTAAACTGAACAACAAATcgtccttttgaggacaaattaaaTACTTAAATGAAGAGTTATTATTGTTTTCGGGTGCTAGCAGCGGTAGCAGCAGCTTACTTATAATGTTGCTTTTGAAAGTAACCAatgacaataacttttatccaaaactaataaaataactctctggGAGTAATGTGATGACACTAAAAAGATTCAAACAGATATCTGGGGTTGATATATGGTCATTTTTATATTCAAGGTGTTAAGTTTCAGTTCTGAAAAATGGCCAAGTAACAGCTTTGAGTGTTCACGAGGTCTGAATGAAATTCACAGGCCGTAAATCGCCCCCAGTTGCAATTTTGAATCTTCCATTGGCACCCTGTTGTTGATGCTTTGTTGATTTTTCGAAATCTTttgttcaggtatcagtagGTCGCCTCCTGGCTGCGCCTTTGTACCCGCGAATCCTCCCTTATTTTTTACGACCCACTCGCGCaaatagtgtgacgccggccctgttcCGTAGTAATTCTGTATCCCTATATTTTGCAGCATCCAGCACACTAACCACACAACTGTCCTGTGCACTACTAACAATTGGTCGCGAAGTCTTTATGTACTAAACAGGAGGTCAAATTCAGAGACGGAATGTTGTACCATTAAGAAGGAGAAGAGTAATGTATCGGTGATTGGGGGTAGGGTGGGAGTAAGGAAATAAATAAGCGTTATTTACCATGAAATTTAATTGCAGATTTTTCAAATGCTACTACAGCATAAATCGGCCTCTCATAATTGGCACATTCTTAGAAAATCCACTTCCGAATGGCTTGATGGCTCGTTTAGAATAGTTTGGTTTTGAAGCTATCCGTTTTGCTCCAACTACTAAATGAGGCGGTGGCGGTGGTCCAAAAATAGATGGTCGCGGATTTATATTACCTCTGAAGAAATTCGTCTTATGTGGGATCGGTGGCAAATGGGATGAAATTGGACGCTTTACTCCAAACATTGCTATCTCTTCACTCAAAATTAACGGTGGAAGGCTGTTGTTAAACTCGTAATATTGCACTTGGTCTTCTACTTTGGGTGCTTTTCTAAATGGCAACATTTGAGGGAATGTTGCGTATTCACTGAACGGTTCAAAAAATTCATTCATGCTTTGCGGGGGCTGCTGATAACTTCTTAGGGCGGTTTCTTGTGGAAATTTGTCACGGAACAAGTAGTGCGAAGGGTCTGgctcatataaaaattttgaaaacggtATTTCCGGTGGCATGTagaatgaatatttttctaaattatCGAATGCAGGCGGTTTGAGAAATTGGGAACTATCATAAAATCCATATGAAGGTGATACAAAGCTTAATGATGGCGTTACTTGATTGGAAGTAGCAGTAAGGTACGAAGAGGCCACGGGTAAACTGTCAGTATTTAGAAGATTATCAGGAGTTATATTTTCAACGTTTATACGAAACTCTTCGTCGTTATTGAGAAAGTCTGGTTCGACAGCACTCGAACTTAGTTTTTCCGATTTCGGTGATTGGTATATGACAGGTATGTTATCATCTAGTTCTTCGTTGCTTAGTATGGATCCTTTAAGCACTCGCCATCCTCCCTCGGTGTCCATGCTAGCTGATGGTATGAAATCACGCTCTAGAATGCACACAAATGAACTTCGATTGTGAATCATAACACAAAATGTTATCACTCACTCTGAACGCGGTCTAATGCTGCGGTACAGGAAACGTAAAGAAAAACTAAGACCCACActttttccatttccatttaaTCAAATGCGCACGAGTAGTACGTTTCCTCGAAACCACCGACAAACAATTGATCGTCGATGATCAAGTTGACCAACGTTTTATAATAGAAAGCAATTCCACCATTCGTGATACAGGCGTGGTCAGGCATGATCGGGCCCGCCATAGAAAGTAGCGTTTCTTAAACTAATAATATATTTGCTCAGTTGACAATTATTTGCTGCTGAGTAAGTAAACTGGTTGTTAATTTTAATAACCAAAGACCTTGAACTTCACAGTTGGAATATAATAGACAAATATTAACTCATGTTTTTGACGACTTGTTTGTATgcacacggtgctcccacagaccgttattatgaaaaataatgcaccaaagaatctgagtacaccattcgattcgttatgccGTCcggaatctctggtcaaaattttaaaatcatcgtacggtatatttttgagtaatgcccttttgaaggtcgtaaagtatagaaaagtgatattaaaacgacgaaatacttgttgtaaagcaaaaaaattaaaaaaaaaaaacaattgctgaacactgcgatgtcctatctgtatgttatacacgacaaaatagagttttttatggaacacccctccttaaaatcagtttttagtctagaattttgtctgtaatggtcaaaacaatgcaacatgttctaagattttattcattcaactaagatACCCTCAAGACTTTGTAGAATTCATTGATTTGACAGTCACTTATTAACTTATACaataacttattttcgtaaaacagtttttgtatttgctaatgggtgtgcacgcttgcttaaattcACACCAGCGGCATCActggcggtttttgtctttgataacaaatgtgcacgcttgcttatagcgacactagcggcattattgcccactaagcaaaatttcaaaataattgttatttttctggtcgatgaaatcgtcatcgagtggcacgtctgtttgtctgtggttgatGTTTCTTTAACGCGttgaaaaaacttgaaaaaacatcatatcaagaagaatGGGAACTCTGCAcgagattgagcgacagttttggcagtgcCGTCTgttgagtaaaagtggaactgacgcatgctagtgtgtgtgctggcgatgcaagcgcaagccgaacgcacagactggaccaccacatacgcacactctgtcttcgcagcgatgtaattaccagcacttttatagcaaacttccacctttaatagatggagtgcgctgtttgatttgacgcttgtcatttatatgggatcgatccagagatgccagttttcttgatatgatgtttttgctgtTACTTAGAATAATGGTAATCATGATatcatttgttaaaatagatttacacgaacactccaattttcagagaaaaatacaccttgataatatttgctggattcaTTTTACACTCTAAATAACAAACTTTTGGTAGCCACCAGtgaaaccacagactaacagacataacacgtcgaacaaatttgttgaaatacctgaaaataaacagtgattAATATTAATTTATATTCGCGCACTAACGCCATACCTGTGAGGTTATCACAACAACACTATTTTGGTAAACAATTCTCTTTCCAGTCGTTCCACCAATAGCAATAGAGCAGAATCAACTGTGACAGAACAACCATGTTGTCAGATAGATTCATTTGTAATGTTCTACTTAGTTGCACGGGCAGTGTAACCAGTTTAGCAGATAGATAGATAATTGTTAAGTAGATTATATATCGCTATTTGAATAAGTCCAATTATACTGACTATCGATAAGTAATAGAAATATATTTATCGTTTTCCAAACAGTAATAAAAGTGGTTTAACTTAAATTACGATATTAACTGGTTAACTAATATACCAGGAATCAACGAAGttcaacaaaattttcaataaaatcatcgtttggatgattccagtactttacgttagtaacactagcaccatctgctgtcgtgttcgcgctgcgtcatgtatttcgacatcagcgccagcgttactgcatgtgtcaaatggggaactacaaaatatgtataagattgcatgacagcgccccaaacgacgttttcgcgctctgactgttattcgattgaaaatttgaaatgaacgttttttgtagCTCTGTAGCTAGGtttcagtgttacgtctgttagtctgtggtgaaactataccgaacatttaaaacataacattcaaccACATATGAACACATTTACACATGCAGATAGCATGAAATAAAtacgtttcaaatatatgacgcgaattttttctttgatcgtggtataatcgaaacgtcactgtactcacatgttagactcgattatataccaTTCGATTAAATATCATTTAAGATTCGATTATTCAGAGCAGGattctttttctatttcaaataagactttcttttcacaacttttgaaccatgtgTTCAAACATTATAATACATTAATTAAccattaactagcccgttcCTCGGTTGTGTGGATTCTTCGATAATGAAGcatcatgattttcacattttaatacgttacagacgaagttacagtccgaatacagtaaaatttaataggacTTAGGATTGGTACTTAATTTACGGACTGTGAAATCTTATTTTACAGAACCGCTAGACCTTATTTTCCATTAACACAACAAGTCAAGTGTTTACAGCACTTGGTTCCTTGTTGTGTTCTCAATATCAAATATCAACTTTCTACATTTGGGATTGTTTCTTTTCCGCTTAGCAAAGAATGCAGGTCAAGAACAAGCAACCACTCGAACCGCAACAATGTTGCCAGATggcctagttttttttttttttttaaagcgaCCTTTTTCGTATCACTGTCGCGCTATTGTCGCGATGCGCGTTCGGAAGGGGCGTACGTTATGGAGTTTACCAACACCTATGAGTGTTATGCGTGATTGGTTAACTCAGCTTGGAGACTCATGATGGTAACCTAACATTATATACTATTTATATACATATTGTGTAGAGTTAACTAGAATGTAAGTTCTTGGGTCTTACTTTTCACCCAAGAACTTACATTCTAGTTGATAAAATCAGTCCTTAACTAAATACGAAGGCATACACTGCACGAAGAAAATATCACTGCCTTATTTGTCGAATCACACGTTATATTTATATTTcattatgtttcttttcatagctggatttcacatttttaaacataacaggcaaagtaaaagtccgattgcaaaaaaaatgaatagggtcttatggggcaacaaccagcatacacacacacatttgtccatacatacacacacatatatacacacacatacatacacacacatacatacacacacacatacacacacagaaaatgctcagctcgtcaaactgagtcgagtgaaaACTTTTGACTCTCTGGACCACTtttaccttcggttttgccagtgactgctatacctttctaggagaaaggtaaaaatAACGTAGAAAACCGCCCTAAATCTTGTGAACATGGGTAACAGCTCCAATGCATCGCACCAAATTATTTCTAAGATGAGAAGAAGTCGAGGAAAGGAGGGGGCGTTCGAAGAATAGTTTGAAAAGCCGATTCAAATTTACAACacgtttcgtttttggcacgCTTGGATGAagcgttgaattgaattttcgctTCAGTCCGGTAGGCATCGGACAACACTGTTCGGATTGGTTATATAATTGGCTATTGAATCGTCTCTTTAGTCCGGTaggcatcataaaaaatttaaaattggacgTGTTGCCACAATCGAACATAGCCTGTATAAGTAGCATCATCCAGTAACCATAAGCATTAGGAGATAACATTTTATTAGCACTAATTAAGCCTTGTTAATGTCAAATAGCTTTATATcatgtttttaatgttttggACATTATGCTAAACTAGCATTACTGATGAGAAAAATATGCGCTTTAAGGGCTACCGTAAGTACTACGATGTAGCGTTTTAAATGCatattaggctgtcccaaaaaaaaatcgatgttgaaaaagtcaaggtgctcagccctaaattaaaagataatgttatttatagcatttttgtagaacatttcgactttctaaaaaattgttttcaggttgctcaaacgtgatttatgaaaaaatgatttttttcagctacaaacccactcttttgcacttttttcaactctgttcgattcctaaatttttccatatattttttttatttttgtgggattgtttttgaatattttgcatggtttggttcagcatcgcattcaattatttgactcacagagctcaTTGAACACcacaaaaatgtgaatttttcttataattttcagataaaacccttcaaaacacatatacaaaactttttcgatcaaaaactaaaattttttcTGCAAAGCGAGATTcgagacgaaaatttacatgaaaaaagatccttgatatcttatcggggggctgagatattggcgtttttacatgtgatggaaaactatgcattttgtcaaaaatgcacaaaaatgccattgcacagtattttattttaccgtttgtgcgtataatttcctaaattgcatgggcgcaactaaggaaaatttttaggggggggctagttttcatgtatgaaatttaaaaataaacggaaaaaggagttttaatatgcttatttattaacgcttaaaatagtgtcgtaacagcagaaaaaatcacttcgggatagaatctccgaagatgtactgaatatcttgaacacagcgtcaacgccaacctctttcagcaacattgatttgatattgaggagagccaggtttggtaaatggctgggcagtgctttttaacagcacacccgtactagctggaataaaatagaccccagtgtggttcaaggcataatgccctattcctacctacacgtgttaccgactgtgatacgagcaaccaagagaaaaccggtgaaccggtgggagcttggtcgtatgctgacaggaaaggggtagttgttctccttagagagcagcttgtctgaaccccacaggctaggggcggctcaaacagcgctccaggagctttacctgaaaggagagaaggtacggtggatttgtgaccgcaaggcacagtaccaccaaagcggtggcacaaccaatgagcttggtagcggttttatagtgctgtgcaggatgcagagtcgtgtgatgaagtggcaggcaatcagcgacagattgtgtttgttgagaataaaaggctggttctacaactacactattcccaatgtgcactgccctcacgaaggaagacctgatgcagaaaaagaaacgttctacgcacagctggagaaactttacgatagctgctcgcatagagacatcaagatcgtcattggggacatgaacagAAGGAAAAACTTATATAAgtcggtgatcggcccgcacagcctgtacaccgtaacgaacgacaacggccagctatgcaccaacttcgcagcttcccacgggctggcagtccaaagtcccttctttcctcgaccaacgtacagcaaaacaattgaccacgttctcatcgacggcccgttcttcacagacattacatacgtacgcaccaatcacagtgctgatcggacatgactacttcaatacaaaaaactacaaaactctAATAtaaccggtagttctctacggaagtcctcttggtgttttcgaacggaaggtgctgtggactatctacggtggagtacaaacggacgacggataacggcgacagcgcatgaaccattagctacaagcgctgcttgaagagaaccccattgcgcacctggcgagagacaataggttgcggtgggccggtcacgtcgtaaggatgccggacgacaaccctgtgaaatcacttctcttcagcaaaccctaccggcaacagaaagtaaggggcgtaggaactggtgaaacacagcccaaaaccgagtaaaatggcgacaacttcttgatacagcacgagttactacagctcttgtctgactggtaaggtgagtaagagagcaaggcttgagaaacgatcctgggtgcagaactagttcttagccaatgaatgacgacatctcaatttgtgttgattttgatgctctgataagtagtatggaatgtatttatattgaatacaatcattctctgtaaaattctagggggggctaaacagcccccccgtagttgcgcccatgctaAATTGTGATTCAAAtgatgattatagccataaggtatgttcggaggagtttcaggatatttaaaaatgcatcttttaatgaagaaagatgggtgatcaatccacctatgaatgagataaaaaatttactttttaatcaaaataagatagacgcacggtgtcttcgacaaagttttaggttatattaaaacaagaaactttaccgaagacatcatgtttctatctcttatatattacgagcaccattgagttttcaaatagaaggcactaaaaatcacaatttccgttctaacttttttcacaaatttttccgaatttttaaaccttctactaagttatcagccatctgaaaatgcatttgttttctaaacattgttgttttttatctcccaaaataaaacagttattcaacatatttgttaaaatgcatagttttccatcacatataaaaatgccaataactCAGCTCcctgataagatatcaagtatctttttgcatgtaaactttcgtcgtaaatcccgcttcgcaatgaaaatttcagttcttgataacaatttttttatttgtgttttgtagggttttatctaaaaattattggaaaaattatttttttttttgtgatgtttaataggCACTGGGAGTCATAAAACTGAATgaaatgctgaaccaaaccatgcaaaatattcaaaaacaccccacaaaaatgaaaaaatatatggaaaaatttaggaatcgaacagaattgaaaaaagtgcaaaagagtgggtttgtagctgaaaaaagtcattttttcataaatcacgtttgggcaacctgaaaacaattttttagaaagttgaaatgttctacaaaaatgctataaataacattatctttcaatttaggactgagcaccttgactttttcaacatcgattttttttgggacaccctaatgcatatagaagacgcattacattttttcgtaattGCCAATAACGAGCGATATCGAGTGGTCAATTAAAAATAGACGGAACATGGATACTCCACGTAAATGGGAAAAACTTTAAGGAGTgggaattttcgacgcaaagttCGGGCATataaaaacatgaaactttccgaaaTACCCAATACAAAACAATTGCAAACTAGTGAATTGGATCCAGGATCTACATCTCCTGGGCTCGTGGTCTTCGAACCGTCAATATCAgaagatgaaaaaaaagttcCTGTTGAATTACAAACGATGTTGAGGAAGAACACATGCACAAAATAAACCATATCCATtacttctgaatattttttgcaTTCGTTCCAGACACCAAATAATtaagattctattttttttcgttGGTTTATTTAACTCACATGTCAGAAAAGAGAAATCTCATGTGTGCTCCAAATCAGCATTAGTGatgcatatcaatggttgccacCTGCAGCACTTTATCAGCTCGCTATTTCGCCTTTTAACATTGTATCAGATATATACAAGCATTCAGGTCAGAATAAGTTCTTACCCAGAATTCTGTAATCAAATATAGTATTGTTGTagggcaatgatttagtgcttaCTGGTTACTTGGGTCCCTGTCGAGGGTTCGTTTGATCACTGAATATTCAGGTTCCTTCTTCACTTATGTTCCTTTTATTTGGCGGTTATAGACGTAAAGAGGCACATTAATGAGTAGAATGAGACTTGTCAGAGAGGCACGATGTCCCAGTGAAAAGAATGTGACATCCATtggtataattttgttgaaaccgCGGGACATTTCAAAGGCGAGCGGGACACTGTTGATGATCGTGGGACATTTCGCGGTACGTATTTCTCAGCGGGACAATTTGTTCAAACGCGGGATTGTCCCGCGAAACGTCGAAGTCCGTCTAGTCACTTTtaattaaccctttcccgctcatggtgactctaaagcaccaagaattataatcatcatttcttgacataaaatagtttgttgtgcttacgctTGTTCCCTAAACTTTTTTATGCtgtctcagagcatcactgggctttttttttaattactacagttgacagtaattttagttagtctacgaAGTGTTCAGTTTGAATTTTTCTCGTGAAACTATAAATttcaatgataaaccttgtgagcgggagagtgTTAACTCTTCTTATGGTTTAAGATTTCTGAATGTGAACTTATGAACGATATACCGGAAGGGAATTTGATTTGCACCGAGACGCTACAGGTTACCGCAATATATATCCAGCCGCGGAACAAGCTTTTCAGTAACACGGTGATTTAAAACGGGAGTTAGTAAGATCAGCACGCAGGATCGAAAACTTAACATACCATTCTCTCCCTGTGACatgtaattgggttgtttagctataccagtttttataccatctgaaagagctgcattttttaaGCCAAATGTGATTTTCAAATCACGAATTTAAATTGCTCGAATTCTGCTCGAaatggctacaatgacagttcaccCATGTACCAACTGTACCAACATtcaagcgatttagagcgatttttattcttcattaaaaAAGCTAAggaaaacgatataaaatttaaaaaaatcacgttttggtaagaaaattacattttttttaccgaTATATAGAATTCAGAAAtctgtgaatagctaaac encodes:
- the LOC129723401 gene encoding uncharacterized protein LOC129723401, whose product is MEMEKVWVLVFLYVSCTAALDRVQKRDFIPSASMDTEGGWRVLKGSILSNEELDDNIPVIYQSPKSEKLSSSAVEPDFLNNDEEFRINVENITPDNLLNTDSLPVASSYLTATSNQVTPSLSFVSPSYGFYDSSQFLKPPAFDNLEKYSFYMPPEIPFSKFLYEPDPSHYLFRDKFPQETALRSYQQPPQSMNEFFEPFSEYATFPQMLPFRKAPKVEDQVQYYEFNNSLPPLILSEEIAMFGVKRPISSHLPPIPHKTNFFRGNINPRPSIFGPPPPPHLVVGAKRIASKPNYSKRAIKPFGSGFSKNVPIMRGRFML